One Opisthocomus hoazin isolate bOpiHoa1 chromosome 25, bOpiHoa1.hap1, whole genome shotgun sequence DNA window includes the following coding sequences:
- the MYBPH gene encoding myosin-binding protein H isoform X2 codes for MTGKTGPPATDLAPAAPEKEPVPTPKEGPPPAPAAEEPSVPTHPPATEQPTVPADEPAPVPTVEVAPAPEEGLPAPPAEPQASEPKPEKPKAELPSPPLSLAVEEVSENSITLTWKAPEQTGQSGLDGYVVEICKDGSTDWTAVNKEPFLSTRYTIQDLGSGDKINVRVKAVSASGASVPATLEQPVLIREILQLPRIRMPRHLRQTYVRRVGDAINVMIPFQGKPQPEVIWTKGGQPLDTSHINIRNTDKDTIFYIREAQRTDSGKYELTVRINGAEDKATLDIQVIEPPGPPQKLKLVDVWGFNVALEWTPPADNGNSEIKGYLVQKSDKKSGKWFMALERCTRTSCTISDLIIGNIYSFRVFAENACGLSEKAAVTSGVAHIEKSKTAYQPEKIPQRDMMEPPKFTQPLTDRITTRGYSTHLFCCVRGFPQPKIIWMKNQMEIREDPKYIAMIKQGVCSLEIRKPSPFDGGIYTCKAVNALGEASVDCKLDVKVPQ; via the exons ATGACGGGAAAAACTGGACCTCCAGCCACAGACCTGGCTCCTGCAGCTCCGGAGAAAGAGCCAGTGCCAACCCCAAAGGAAGGaccaccaccagccccagctgctgAAGAGCCCTCGGTCCCCACACATCCCCCTGCCACGGAGCAGCCCACAGTCCCCGCAGATGAGCCTGCTCCTGTCCCCACAGTAGAAGTGGCTCCAGCCCCTGAAGAAGGTCTCCCGGCTCCCCCAGCTGAACCCCAAGCCTCTGAACCTAAGCCTGAGAAACCAAAGGCAG AGCTGCCCAGTCCCCCCTTGTCTTTGGCCGTGGAAGAAGTGAGCGAAAACTCGATTACGCTGACCTGGAAAGCCCCGGAGCAGACAGGCCAGTCGGGCCTGGATGGATACGTGGTGGAGATCTGCAAAGATGGAA GTACAGACTGGACAGCTGTGAACAAGGAGCCTTTTCTTTCCACTCGTTACACAATCCAGGACCTCGGCTCTGGTGACAAGATCAATGTACGAGTGAAGGCTGTCAGCGCCAGTGGTGCCAGTGTCCCGGCTACTTTGGAACAGCCAGTCCTCATCAGAGAGATCCTCC AGCTCCCGAGGATCCGCATGCCTCGTCACCTGCGGCAGACTTATGTCAGGCGTGTTGGGGATGCCATTAACGTGATGATCCCTTTCCAG GGAAAGCCACAGCCCGAGGTGATCTGGACCAAGGGTGGCCAGCCCCTGGACACCAGCCACATCAATATCCGCAACACGGACAAGGACACCATCTTCTACATCCGCGAGGCACAGCGCACTGATTCGGGCAAGTACGAGCTCACTGTGCGGATAAACGGAGCAGAGGACAAGGCTACTCTGGACATCCAAGTGATTG agcccccgggccccccccagaAACTGAAGCTGGTGGATGTGTGGGGCTTTAATGTGGCCCTGGAGTGGACCCCACCGGCGGACAACGGCAACTCGGAGATCAAGGGCTACTTGGTCCAGAAGTCAGACAAAAAGAGTGGG AAATGGTTCATGGCACTGGAGCGCTGCACCCGCACCAGCTGCACCATCTCCGACCTCATCATTGGCAACATCTACTCCTTCCGCGTGTTCGCAGAAAACGCCTGCGGGCTGAGCGAGAAAGCAGCTGTCACCTCTGGGGTGGCCCACATCGAGAAGTCAA aaACTGCTTACCAGCCAGAGAAGATCCCTCAACGGGACATGATGGAGCCTCCAAAGTTCACCCAGCCCTTGACAGACCGAATCACCACCCGGGGCTACAGCACACATCTCTTCTGCTGTGTCCGGGGCTTCCCCCAG CCCAAAATCATCTGGATGAAAAATCAGATGGAGATACGGGAAGACCCCAAATACATTGCGATGATCAAGCAGGGCGTCTGCTCCCTAGAAATCCGCAAACCCAGCCCTTTTGATGGGGGCATCTACACCTGCAAAGCTGTGAACGCCTTGGGGGAAGCCTCAGTAGACTGCAAACTTGATGTGAAAG TGCCCCAGTGA
- the MYBPH gene encoding myosin-binding protein H isoform X1, which translates to MTGKTGPPATDLAPAAPEKEPVPTPKEGPPPAPAAEEPSVPTHPPATEQPTVPADEPAPVPTVEVAPAPEEGLPAPPAEPQASEPKPEKPKAELPSPPLSLAVEEVSENSITLTWKAPEQTGQSGLDGYVVEICKDGSTDWTAVNKEPFLSTRYTIQDLGSGDKINVRVKAVSASGASVPATLEQPVLIREILQLPRIRMPRHLRQTYVRRVGDAINVMIPFQGKPQPEVIWTKGGQPLDTSHINIRNTDKDTIFYIREAQRTDSGKYELTVRINGAEDKATLDIQVIEPPGPPQKLKLVDVWGFNVALEWTPPADNGNSEIKGYLVQKSDKKSGKWFMALERCTRTSCTISDLIIGNIYSFRVFAENACGLSEKAAVTSGVAHIEKSKTAYQPEKIPQRDMMEPPKFTQPLTDRITTRGYSTHLFCCVRGFPQPKIIWMKNQMEIREDPKYIAMIKQGVCSLEIRKPSPFDGGIYTCKAVNALGEASVDCKLDVKGEPKDTGQPCGAGASGFLGLWPSSILKSPSLIFG; encoded by the exons ATGACGGGAAAAACTGGACCTCCAGCCACAGACCTGGCTCCTGCAGCTCCGGAGAAAGAGCCAGTGCCAACCCCAAAGGAAGGaccaccaccagccccagctgctgAAGAGCCCTCGGTCCCCACACATCCCCCTGCCACGGAGCAGCCCACAGTCCCCGCAGATGAGCCTGCTCCTGTCCCCACAGTAGAAGTGGCTCCAGCCCCTGAAGAAGGTCTCCCGGCTCCCCCAGCTGAACCCCAAGCCTCTGAACCTAAGCCTGAGAAACCAAAGGCAG AGCTGCCCAGTCCCCCCTTGTCTTTGGCCGTGGAAGAAGTGAGCGAAAACTCGATTACGCTGACCTGGAAAGCCCCGGAGCAGACAGGCCAGTCGGGCCTGGATGGATACGTGGTGGAGATCTGCAAAGATGGAA GTACAGACTGGACAGCTGTGAACAAGGAGCCTTTTCTTTCCACTCGTTACACAATCCAGGACCTCGGCTCTGGTGACAAGATCAATGTACGAGTGAAGGCTGTCAGCGCCAGTGGTGCCAGTGTCCCGGCTACTTTGGAACAGCCAGTCCTCATCAGAGAGATCCTCC AGCTCCCGAGGATCCGCATGCCTCGTCACCTGCGGCAGACTTATGTCAGGCGTGTTGGGGATGCCATTAACGTGATGATCCCTTTCCAG GGAAAGCCACAGCCCGAGGTGATCTGGACCAAGGGTGGCCAGCCCCTGGACACCAGCCACATCAATATCCGCAACACGGACAAGGACACCATCTTCTACATCCGCGAGGCACAGCGCACTGATTCGGGCAAGTACGAGCTCACTGTGCGGATAAACGGAGCAGAGGACAAGGCTACTCTGGACATCCAAGTGATTG agcccccgggccccccccagaAACTGAAGCTGGTGGATGTGTGGGGCTTTAATGTGGCCCTGGAGTGGACCCCACCGGCGGACAACGGCAACTCGGAGATCAAGGGCTACTTGGTCCAGAAGTCAGACAAAAAGAGTGGG AAATGGTTCATGGCACTGGAGCGCTGCACCCGCACCAGCTGCACCATCTCCGACCTCATCATTGGCAACATCTACTCCTTCCGCGTGTTCGCAGAAAACGCCTGCGGGCTGAGCGAGAAAGCAGCTGTCACCTCTGGGGTGGCCCACATCGAGAAGTCAA aaACTGCTTACCAGCCAGAGAAGATCCCTCAACGGGACATGATGGAGCCTCCAAAGTTCACCCAGCCCTTGACAGACCGAATCACCACCCGGGGCTACAGCACACATCTCTTCTGCTGTGTCCGGGGCTTCCCCCAG CCCAAAATCATCTGGATGAAAAATCAGATGGAGATACGGGAAGACCCCAAATACATTGCGATGATCAAGCAGGGCGTCTGCTCCCTAGAAATCCGCAAACCCAGCCCTTTTGATGGGGGCATCTACACCTGCAAAGCTGTGAACGCCTTGGGGGAAGCCTCAGTAGACTGCAAACTTGATGTGAAAG GGGAGCCTAAGGACACTGGGCAGCCCTGTGGAGCTGGAGCTTCAGGCTTCTTGGGTTTATGGCCTTCAAGCATCTTGAAATCTCCTTCCCTCATTTTTGGCTAA